The following are encoded in a window of Chloroflexota bacterium genomic DNA:
- a CDS encoding dioxygenase, whose product MKKQAQIIYISHGGGPLPLLNDPGHQAMVDFMTALPTKLTRPDAILVISAHWEESTAALLGASMPPMLYDYFGFPEKAYQVTYPAPGSPELAHQVANLLEENGIAAYVDLQRGFDHGAFIPLKLIYPNADIPSIQLSLLRGLEPAAHIALGNALRELNSRNILVIGSGFSFHNLNAFFNQEPDKPNPSNDAFQDWLIETCTTPLSQFEREQRLITWEQAPFARYCHPREEHLLPLHVCLGMANSPASLLFDDHIMNTRCVAFLWNRVDQ is encoded by the coding sequence ATGAAAAAACAAGCTCAGATTATCTACATTTCTCACGGCGGCGGTCCGCTCCCCCTGCTGAATGATCCCGGTCACCAGGCGATGGTGGATTTCATGACCGCTCTTCCCACCAAACTAACCCGTCCCGATGCGATTCTCGTTATTAGCGCCCATTGGGAAGAAAGTACAGCTGCATTGTTGGGGGCGTCGATGCCCCCCATGCTCTACGATTACTTTGGCTTTCCTGAAAAAGCGTATCAAGTCACCTATCCTGCTCCGGGAAGCCCCGAATTGGCCCATCAGGTTGCGAACCTGCTTGAAGAAAATGGTATTGCCGCGTATGTGGATCTTCAGCGCGGGTTTGACCATGGCGCGTTCATCCCTCTCAAACTTATCTATCCGAACGCGGATATCCCCTCGATCCAGCTCTCCCTTTTGCGCGGTCTGGAACCCGCTGCCCATATCGCACTGGGGAATGCACTCAGGGAATTGAATTCCAGGAACATCCTCGTGATCGGCTCCGGATTTTCTTTTCACAACCTGAACGCTTTTTTCAATCAGGAGCCAGACAAGCCAAATCCTTCTAACGATGCTTTTCAGGATTGGCTCATCGAAACTTGCACTACCCCGTTGTCTCAATTTGAACGTGAACAAAGGTTAATCACATGGGAACAGGCGCCCTTCGCCCGCTACTGTCACCCGCGGGAAGAACATCTCCTGCCGTTGCATGTTTGTCTTGGGATGGCGAATTCTCCGGCATCCCTGCTGTTTGACGACCATATCATGAATACGCGCTGTGTCGCTTTTCTATGGAATCGGGTGGATCAGTAA